The window CTGTTCTGCCTGCTTGTGGCTTTCGACAACGTGACGAACTACGGGACGAACTACCAATTCGTTCAGCACGTGCTGAGCATGGACACGACGTTTCCCGATAGTGGCATCAAATATCGCGCGATCACGAACCCGGTCATTTGGCAGCTTGCCTACGCTTCGATCATTGCCGCTGAAGCCATTACCGGCGTTTTGTTCGTTATTGGCGCGGGGAAGCTGTGGCGGCATCGCTTGGCCTCCGCTGAGGTGTTCAACCGCGCAAAAGGCTACGCCATCGCAGCGGGAACGCTGGCCTTTCTGATTTGGTTCTTCGGCTTCACTGTCGTCGGTGGAGAGTGGTTCGGCATGTGGGAGTCGAAGACGTGGAACGGGCAGGAGGCCGCGTTCCGCTTTTACATGTCTGTTCTTGCTGTTCTCATTCTTCTCAATCAGCCCGACTGCGATCACTAGCGGGCCGCGTCGTGCGCGGCCTGCAGTCAGTGCGATTGTAAATTAAGAAAGCTATTCGGCGATATCTGGCTCGACGAGTTGCGCGAGCTGGGCGAGAGATTGCTGCCAGCCGAGGTAACACGCTTCGAGTGGAATAACGGTTGGAATACCTGCTTGCTCAATGTTGATTTCGGTGCCGACCGAAACTTCCTTGAGAATTACCGTAACTTCCATTTCGCCGGGAAGATTCGCATCGTCGAATTTGTCGTTGTAGCGAATGCGCTTTGAGGGAACGAGTTCAAGATACTCGCCTCCGAACGAATGCTCCTTTTCCGTTGTGAAGTTTTTGAACGACATTTTGAATTTGCCGCCGACCTTTGCGTCGAAATGGTGGACCTTGCAAGTGAAGCCGGCGGGCGGCAGCCACTTCGCCATTGCCTCGGCATCGAGGAACGCGCGGTAAATTTTCTCCGGTTTGGCCGCGAAAACGCGGTGCAGTTTGACGGTGTTTTTGGACGTTGCAGCCGAATTCTGAGGCTTCATT is drawn from Hyphomicrobium methylovorum and contains these coding sequences:
- a CDS encoding SRPBCC family protein, giving the protein MSEMKPQNSAATSKNTVKLHRVFAAKPEKIYRAFLDAEAMAKWLPPAGFTCKVHHFDAKVGGKFKMSFKNFTTEKEHSFGGEYLELVPSKRIRYNDKFDDANLPGEMEVTVILKEVSVGTEINIEQAGIPTVIPLEACYLGWQQSLAQLAQLVEPDIAE
- a CDS encoding DUF2165 family protein, whose product is MLITRLAKIVMCLSLGLFCLLVAFDNVTNYGTNYQFVQHVLSMDTTFPDSGIKYRAITNPVIWQLAYASIIAAEAITGVLFVIGAGKLWRHRLASAEVFNRAKGYAIAAGTLAFLIWFFGFTVVGGEWFGMWESKTWNGQEAAFRFYMSVLAVLILLNQPDCDH